GGGGGCAAAGAAATTTGCCGTCCTGAAAGAAGGAGGCGGCACCCGCTTCACCTTCGTCGCCAACGACCAAACCCAGTTCAAAGGGGAAGCGCTGAAGAGCGTGGGCGATCTCAAGAAGGGCGATGCGGTGACCGTGACCTATAAGGTGGTCGGAAGCCAGTACCAAGCCCAAGTGGTGGCGAAGAAGGCCAAATGACTGAAATGAGAGCAGGCTGTCGCGTCAGGCGCGGAGAGACGACGGAGGCTAATGAGTGATGGAGATCAACGCTCACACGAAGTGGTGCGGCGTCATCGGCAACCCCGTCGAACATTCGCTCTCGCCCAGCATCCACAACGCCGCGTTTCAAGCCTGCGGCTTGAATTACGTCTACCTGGCCTTTAGGGTTGAACGGATCGACGACGCGATCCGCGGCATCAGATCGCTTGGCAACGCGGGCGGCTTCAGCGTCACCATTCCCCACAAGGTCTCCGTGATGGCGCACCTGGACGAGATAGACGAGACGGCGCGCCGGATTGGGGCCGTGAACACGATCGTTCTGCGCGACGGCAAGCTCGGCGGCTACAATACCGACGCCGGTGGGGCGCTGCGAGCGCTGCGTGAAGCGGATGTTGCGCTTAAAGGCCGGCATGTGCTCCTGCTCGGCTCCGGGGGGGCGGCCCGCGCGATTGCCTTCGGGTTGGCGGCCCGCGCCGAATTGCAACGGCTCACCGTTTTGGGTATTGATGAGGAAGAGAGGAGGAAATTGGTTCGGGACCTGGCGGCGGCCACCGATGTGAAGCTCGAAGATGGGTACCTGGATGAACGGCATCTACGCGGGGCCTTGCCCGACACGCAGATCCTGATCCAGTGCACGCCCGTCGGGATGTCGCCGAAGGTGGAGGCCACCTGTGTGCCGGCGGCCCTGTTGCATCCGGCGCTGGCCGTGATGGACATCGTGTACAATCCGCGCGAGACCAGACTGTTGCGCGAAGCCAAGGCAGCGGGTTGCCGGGTGATTCCAGGGCTGGAGATGTTTCTCAATCAAGCGGTCGAGCAATTCGAGCTCTGGACGGGGCAGAAGGCGCCCGCGACGGTCATGCGGCAAGTGCTCGAATCGAAGTTCGCGTGAGAAAATCCCGACATGACTGCGGCGCCCTTTCACTCCTTACTCCTCATTCTTCACAATTGACGATGAACATCGTCCTGATCGGCTATCGAGGAACGGGCAAAAGCACCGTCGCCAAACTGCTGGCGCAGCGATTGGGCTATGAGGCGGTCTCGACCGACGCGGAGATCGTCAGGCGAGAAGGCGCCACGATACCCGAGATCGTCCAACGGTATGGGTGGGAACCCTTTCGCGATCGGGAATCTGAAGTCTGCCGCGATTTGGGAGCCAGGGACCGGCTCGTGATCGACACGGGCGGCGGGGCCATTCTACGCGAAGAGAATGTGCGGGCCTTGAAAGCGAGCGGGGTACTCGTGTGGCTCACGGCGGAGGTCAAGACCATCGCGCGGCGCATCGGGGGCGATGATCAACGGCCTTCGCTGACCGGCACCAAATCGTTCGTGGATGAAATCGAGGAGGTCTTGCAGCAACGCCTTCCCAAGTATCAGGCGGCGGCCGATCAGGTGATCCGCACGGATGAGTTGACGCCGGACGAGATCGCCGATCGCGTGATCGCGGCCGTGCAAAGCGCAGCGGACAGGGCACCGGTTCAGTGAGCCGCTTCAATCGGCAGGCGCTTCTTGACAGCGTGCTCACCCAGTGGTTCAAATAGCGGCCAGTGCGCCCGTAGCTCAGTTGGATAGAGCGTCGGGCTTCGAACCCGCAGGTCGCAGGTTCAATTCCTGCCGGGCGCACCAAATAAATCAGAAGGTTGCAGAACCTTCGACCCCTGGTGATCCCGCAGTTTGTGCTAATTTTGTGCTAGGCCCCATCCGGTCCTGATCTAGCACTTCGATTCCAGCCCGCAAACTCTCCGGATGGTGATGGGCGTACCGCATCACCATCGAGATGGTCTTCCACCGTCCGAGTTTCTGAACGGTGTACAGATCGACCCCGGCTTGCACCAGCCGAGTGGCGAAGGTGTGCCGCAAGTCGTGGAATCGGAACCGCTCGATCTTGGCTTTCTTCATGGCCGGATAAAACGCTCGAAGCAGGTCTCGTGCATCTCGCCGGTGATGCGCCTCGTTATGAAAAACATACTCCGTTGAGGCCGATCGCACCCGTGCTCGCGCTTTGAGGATCTCCAACGCGGTCGCATTCACCGGCAGGGTATCCTTGCAGCGATTTTTTTGTTCGAGCAGGGTGATCGTTCTCCGAAAGAGGTCGACTCGGTCCCATTGCAGGTTCAGAATCTCGCTCTGCCGAAGCCCGGTGTGGATCGCGAAGAGGATGATCTCTCGGAGCCAAGTCGGAGAAGCCTCCAGGAGCCGTTTCTCTTCCTCAGGCGTCAACCACCGCTCGATCAGATTATGTACTTTCTCACGAGACACCTTCTTCACTGGATTGTGGTTCGCCCATTCCCATTCTTTCATCGCGAGCTCAAACGCGTGACTCAGTAACGTGAGTTCGCTGTTGATGGTCTTGGGCGATGCCTCCTCCTTTCGTCGACGCGCCTTGTACTCGGCCAAGAATGCGGGACGAACCTGGACGAGAGTTAAATCGCCGAACGACGCGAGCAGATGGTTTGCAAGGCTCTTGTCGCGCCTGTAGGTCATGGACGCCTTGTTTCTTGCGGAATGGTCCGTCAGATACCGTTCGAGGAGTTGTTTCACGGTTTTGTCCTCTCCAACGGTCCGCTCAAACCATTTGCCTTCGGCGATTTGTCCGAGCACCTTGTCATAGATCCGCTTCGCCAGTTTCTTATCTGTCACTTCTGTAGACCGGCGGACCTGTTTGCCCTGATAACTAAAACGCATCCACCAGACCTCGCCTCGTTTATACAGAGCCATTCCTAATCTCCTTTCCATTGGCCCTGTCTTGGTCTGGTCTTCCGCGCCGGGAAGTATAGACGGCGCGTTTCGCCCTCGCAATCAGCTCATCGACCGAATCTCCTTGCTCTTGGAGCTCGAGCTGCAGGGGGAACGGTTCGCAACGAACGGCAAAGCTGGTGAGCCACTCCTGCACAGCCTTGGGATCGAATCGGAGCACCCCGTGAATCTTCAGGCAGGGAATCTTGCCGGCTGCCGCCCAGGCATAGAGCGTGGCGGGTTTGATCTGGAGCTGCCGCGAAAGGTCTCGGATGGTCAGCAGCATGGGAGTTGTGCATTGGGAACGAATCGGGGGAGTCTCGCGACACCCCCGGACCCCCAGCGGTCTGGGATCGAGGCGCCCGCGTGGCCGCCGGCGCTGGTTGAGGAGGAACCCCCAGCGGGGGCGAGTCGGCGCCACGGAGCAGGGGCCCGGCCTTCCACGTGGGTCTTCAATGAATTGTGCGCTCCAGGCCTTGCCCCTGCGAGAGCGCCGGCCCGCGTCTCCTTCGACGCCCCACCCTTGGCTTGGTGAAGGGTGGGGCTAAAACATCTTTGAAGAAGGAGGCTCACGTGGCCAGTGACAGTCCGCACAACGGTTCCCTGGTCGTTCAGCCAGTCGGTCGGAAGAAACCCTATGCCGTGCCCTTGTATCGCGTCACGCTCGTGCGTGAACGAGTCCAACGCACCGAGCCGGACCTGCCCGTGCAGACCTCCGTCGGCGCGGCGTCGTTGCTCCGGCCCTGTTTCGAGGGCCTGGACCGGGAGCAGTTTGTCGTCTGTGGCTTGGATGCCAAGCACGGGATCATCGGCGTGAATGTCGTCTCGATCGGTTCGCTCACGATGAGCCTGGTCCATCCCCGGGAGGTGTTTAAGCCGCTGATTCTGATGAACGCCTGCGCCTGTCTCTGCGCCCACAACCATCCCTCCGGCGATATCACGCCGAGCCCCGAGGATCGCGCCCTGACGAGCCGGCTGCGCAGTGCCGGGGAGTTGCTCGGGATCACGCTCCTCGACCATCTGATCCTGACCGAGGAGCGGATGTACAGCTTCGCCGATCA
The DNA window shown above is from Nitrospira tepida and carries:
- a CDS encoding shikimate kinase produces the protein MNIVLIGYRGTGKSTVAKLLAQRLGYEAVSTDAEIVRREGATIPEIVQRYGWEPFRDRESEVCRDLGARDRLVIDTGGGAILREENVRALKASGVLVWLTAEVKTIARRIGGDDQRPSLTGTKSFVDEIEEVLQQRLPKYQAAADQVIRTDELTPDEIADRVIAAVQSAADRAPVQ
- a CDS encoding JAB domain-containing protein is translated as MASDSPHNGSLVVQPVGRKKPYAVPLYRVTLVRERVQRTEPDLPVQTSVGAASLLRPCFEGLDREQFVVCGLDAKHGIIGVNVVSIGSLTMSLVHPREVFKPLILMNACACLCAHNHPSGDITPSPEDRALTSRLRSAGELLGITLLDHLILTEERMYSFADHEWP
- a CDS encoding tyrosine-type recombinase/integrase, whose translation is MALYKRGEVWWMRFSYQGKQVRRSTEVTDKKLAKRIYDKVLGQIAEGKWFERTVGEDKTVKQLLERYLTDHSARNKASMTYRRDKSLANHLLASFGDLTLVQVRPAFLAEYKARRRKEEASPKTINSELTLLSHAFELAMKEWEWANHNPVKKVSREKVHNLIERWLTPEEEKRLLEASPTWLREIILFAIHTGLRQSEILNLQWDRVDLFRRTITLLEQKNRCKDTLPVNATALEILKARARVRSASTEYVFHNEAHHRRDARDLLRAFYPAMKKAKIERFRFHDLRHTFATRLVQAGVDLYTVQKLGRWKTISMVMRYAHHHPESLRAGIEVLDQDRMGPSTKLAQTAGSPGVEGSATF
- a CDS encoding shikimate dehydrogenase, giving the protein MEINAHTKWCGVIGNPVEHSLSPSIHNAAFQACGLNYVYLAFRVERIDDAIRGIRSLGNAGGFSVTIPHKVSVMAHLDEIDETARRIGAVNTIVLRDGKLGGYNTDAGGALRALREADVALKGRHVLLLGSGGAARAIAFGLAARAELQRLTVLGIDEEERRKLVRDLAAATDVKLEDGYLDERHLRGALPDTQILIQCTPVGMSPKVEATCVPAALLHPALAVMDIVYNPRETRLLREAKAAGCRVIPGLEMFLNQAVEQFELWTGQKAPATVMRQVLESKFA
- a CDS encoding helix-turn-helix domain-containing protein, which translates into the protein MLLTIRDLSRQLQIKPATLYAWAAAGKIPCLKIHGVLRFDPKAVQEWLTSFAVRCEPFPLQLELQEQGDSVDELIARAKRAVYTSRRGRPDQDRANGKEIRNGSV